A stretch of the Teretinema zuelzerae genome encodes the following:
- a CDS encoding CarD family transcriptional regulator, with protein MSEAAIYSVDQKIVYPSQGVGRITEIKEKSFKNEAVMYYVIYLEVSDMTVMVPVKKAAELGIRAIVSPEEARKALDLISEEFEPIPSDWKLRYQINLDLLKKGSVIDIATIVRSLYHRSKIKELPILERKLYDSARKLLEDEITYALDMPRKEVESLIHTHLEPFGVETVKPVKGAAAVVEDDDDDFMDNDLVEEEEEADEIDD; from the coding sequence ATGAGCGAAGCCGCAATATATTCTGTAGACCAGAAAATCGTGTATCCCAGCCAGGGCGTTGGGAGAATCACCGAGATTAAAGAGAAGTCCTTCAAGAACGAAGCCGTCATGTATTACGTGATTTATCTTGAAGTGTCCGACATGACCGTAATGGTTCCCGTCAAAAAGGCGGCCGAACTCGGGATACGAGCGATCGTTTCACCCGAGGAAGCGCGGAAAGCCCTCGATTTGATCTCCGAAGAATTCGAACCCATTCCTTCCGACTGGAAGCTTCGATATCAGATCAACCTCGACCTCCTGAAAAAAGGCAGCGTCATCGATATCGCGACGATTGTCCGCTCCCTGTACCACCGCAGCAAAATCAAGGAGCTTCCGATCCTTGAAAGAAAACTCTACGATTCAGCGCGCAAGCTCCTTGAAGACGAAATAACCTACGCGCTCGACATGCCCCGCAAGGAAGTCGAATCGCTCATTCATACGCATCTTGAACCATTCGGAGTAGAAACCGTTAAACCCGTAAAGGGCGCGGCCGCAGTGGTGGAAGACGACGACGACGACTTCATGGACAACGATCTTGTGGAAGAGGAAGAAGAAGCCGACGAAATCGACGATTGA
- a CDS encoding IspD/TarI family cytidylyltransferase — translation MNRSVVITAAGSSSRMGSGLKKEYRTLPGFPAGSLPDPSSGAKSGRVSVLSAAVHAFLSSAYRFDSIVVTVPERGEADAARVLAEDPRIAPLITRNNTRLSFISGGSTRQESVFRALESLSGDDAPGTVLVHDGARPWISCDLIDAVQRTTEERGAAVPGIAAVDTQKEIDEEGRIIRHLERRFIAAVQTPQGFRFSPLLEAHRKAAGDGRTYTDDAEIWGRYEGDVFVCPGDRENRKITFPEDLA, via the coding sequence ATGAATCGCTCAGTAGTCATTACCGCGGCCGGAAGCTCGTCCCGTATGGGTTCCGGCCTTAAAAAAGAATACCGAACGCTGCCGGGTTTCCCGGCAGGCAGTCTTCCGGATCCTTCCAGCGGCGCGAAATCCGGTCGCGTGAGCGTCTTGTCGGCCGCAGTGCACGCCTTTCTGTCGTCCGCATACCGATTCGACTCGATAGTCGTCACGGTCCCCGAGCGCGGAGAGGCCGATGCGGCACGTGTTCTCGCCGAGGACCCGCGCATCGCTCCTTTGATAACCCGAAACAACACACGCCTTTCATTCATATCAGGCGGCTCTACCCGCCAGGAGTCGGTATTCCGCGCGCTCGAATCCCTTTCGGGCGACGATGCGCCGGGCACCGTTCTGGTACACGACGGCGCCCGCCCCTGGATCAGCTGCGACCTCATAGACGCGGTGCAAAGAACGACCGAGGAAAGAGGAGCCGCCGTTCCCGGAATTGCCGCGGTGGATACGCAGAAGGAAATCGACGAGGAAGGCAGAATCATCCGCCACCTGGAGCGCAGATTCATCGCCGCCGTACAAACTCCGCAGGGATTCCGCTTTTCTCCGCTGCTGGAAGCCCACCGAAAGGCCGCCGGAGACGGCAGGACCTATACGGACGACGCTGAAATCTGGGGTCGTTACGAAGGCGACGTATTCGTGTGCCCGGGAGACAGGGAAAACAGAAAGATAACTTTTCCGGAGGATCTCGCATGA
- the ispF gene encoding 2-C-methyl-D-erythritol 2,4-cyclodiphosphate synthase — protein MIRIGLGYDLHRLVEGRAFMLGGIEIPYSKGEDGHSDGDVLLHAVTDAVLGASGLGDIGEFFPPSDQRWKGADSKMLLEEAWKAVVRDGWTLENIDCVIALQEPKFLPWRKEVRESIAQVLSVPAEKIFVKAKTGEGIGFIGRGEAVQAWTVCLLSKPD, from the coding sequence ATGATACGGATAGGACTGGGATACGACCTTCACCGGCTGGTCGAAGGAAGGGCCTTCATGCTCGGCGGAATCGAAATACCGTACAGCAAGGGCGAAGACGGCCACTCAGACGGAGACGTGCTTCTGCACGCCGTGACGGACGCCGTCCTGGGAGCCTCCGGCCTCGGCGACATCGGCGAGTTTTTCCCGCCCTCCGATCAGCGCTGGAAGGGGGCGGATTCGAAGATGCTCCTCGAGGAAGCGTGGAAGGCTGTCGTACGGGACGGCTGGACGCTGGAAAACATCGACTGCGTCATCGCCCTGCAGGAGCCGAAATTCCTGCCCTGGCGGAAAGAAGTGCGGGAGTCTATAGCGCAGGTGCTGTCGGTGCCCGCGGAGAAAATCTTCGTAAAAGCGAAAACCGGAGAGGGCATAGGGTTCATCGGCAGAGGCGAAGCCGTCCAGGCGTGGACGGTCTGCCTTCTGAGCAAGCCGGACTAA
- a CDS encoding SpiroCoCo family coiled-coil protein has translation MFFTPGNIITLILSCTLVIVFRQLDKSNRSIEKVKKFGDKLKEDLEAFIKEKTGKLEESTISLDVEQQRAIAAVKRLESIREDITRREEALLQRTQAIADMGKRIDTYEQTIKQLMEMTSAAEENLKRIASESDFADSLGRKILASRKQIEEISAAIPALRDDFARQNKIVIENIHAETITGWKETVRDLSVKIESTRSETENILNQTTTGLTALFQKGFAEAAKRADSLEDSSFQKLKEQASERLAKYKAAIEEKTAALNELAREKLQDAQHQLKAFRSDWQSESSALSNALKTETAEALAAARADIDSLKIAVAGETAALSESLQTETASLSNALKTETAEALAAARADIDSLKIAVVGETAALSESLQTETASLSNALKTETAEALAAARADIARLEEAVRTDTSKAAEIAKTESARIIETLRSESERDIAALRSHSRESVETLRSETFDALDASRTELLSSLSAAQKEVSSSIDELRDESQERLSSIKSEIARFVQAAQTKISATEQDHSSRLASLESSLRDSESAAQERSETLLGGLNERVSELDSRVASISSAIESEIETFERSVRERLETAVHGAEDSSRAILNRIASMDESQSASLSEASSRLEKELEQVSSKISGDFSRASGEVQSSLSLLRSELADRLQRFETHIGDVERLDGELRNRMADTARQVQNDFSGFVQEQQNRYKEFSERFLSSGETLSSRMQSLEQGLNELKARAYENVSEKLKVFEDDFFSDLARRGEAITAALDNWKSNVDARLDALTAESESSLKETEARQAVQFKERLSDIAEQYRVQSDRLEEQISAIESELRGRITASDQSLLSFVEQYRAEFEQARSKAAQHAQTELDAHAHSIQEALRRQEREIEQRTKEFAHSMDASRSDAETLIEGIRSDFSAWQAKNEQNLASARALVEDRVAALETSAAESISNIQSSWESSFREFLAGTEDERAALAAQISSLRDAMSKAGEDFNHRSAEALKEFRASYQTMSAETERQIRETGIETDQTLRSLKLMVQEIRETVDQNRDKLFQKLQSDAADLSKNLEEIDRKQKGFIAQTKIFERADQLKVALESDIESLRAEVSRLDVYRDSMNSLEQQYNRVRKLEEEATQKVSKVLSEKKRIDLLETDFTNLMALSESVDRKMAELTVTDDDIQQYQVQIRRFEDSIAEVNGRYERLEKKGLVLDQTVVGIDRAFEMLKEFESELQEYRKSMSVMPGELTGLRGDVDALLEEKNKIGTAVERLSTLDSTLSDIEERIEKMQKSREWLARTETRLEEISKQSQDQLKLLGDILKEDGPAKKTKGAPPVGIRENVVKLAHQGWKVDEIARALHLSRGEVELILELPQK, from the coding sequence ATGTTTTTTACTCCCGGAAACATCATAACCCTCATATTATCATGTACCCTGGTTATCGTTTTCCGCCAGTTGGATAAAAGTAACCGCTCTATCGAAAAAGTTAAAAAATTCGGCGACAAGCTCAAGGAAGACCTGGAAGCCTTCATCAAGGAAAAAACCGGGAAGCTGGAAGAATCGACTATTTCCCTCGACGTCGAGCAGCAGCGCGCGATAGCCGCCGTGAAGCGCCTCGAGTCCATTCGCGAAGATATAACCCGCCGGGAAGAAGCGCTCCTCCAGCGCACCCAGGCGATCGCCGACATGGGAAAGCGCATAGACACCTACGAGCAAACCATCAAGCAGCTGATGGAGATGACTTCCGCTGCCGAGGAAAACTTGAAGCGCATTGCCTCCGAATCGGATTTCGCCGATTCCCTCGGACGGAAAATCCTCGCATCCCGCAAACAGATCGAGGAAATCTCCGCCGCGATCCCGGCTCTGCGCGACGACTTCGCCCGACAGAATAAAATCGTTATTGAAAATATTCACGCCGAAACCATCACCGGCTGGAAGGAAACCGTCCGGGATCTTTCCGTAAAAATCGAATCCACCCGGAGCGAAACCGAGAACATCCTGAACCAGACGACGACCGGCCTCACGGCGCTCTTCCAAAAGGGCTTCGCGGAAGCCGCCAAGCGCGCTGACTCCCTCGAGGATTCCTCCTTCCAGAAACTGAAAGAGCAGGCCTCCGAAAGGCTCGCGAAATATAAAGCCGCCATCGAAGAGAAAACTGCGGCCCTGAACGAACTGGCCCGCGAAAAGCTGCAGGATGCCCAGCATCAGTTGAAAGCCTTCCGCTCCGATTGGCAGAGCGAATCCTCAGCCCTCTCGAACGCCCTTAAAACCGAAACTGCGGAAGCCCTCGCGGCCGCCCGTGCGGACATCGACAGCCTGAAAATCGCCGTCGCCGGGGAAACTGCGGCGCTCTCGGAGTCCCTGCAAACCGAAACTGCTTCGCTCTCGAACGCCCTTAAAACCGAAACTGCGGAAGCCCTCGCGGCCGCCCGCGCGGACATCGACAGCCTGAAAATCGCCGTCGTCGGGGAAACTGCGGCGCTCTCGGAGTCCCTGCAAACCGAAACTGCTTCGCTCTCGAACGCCCTAAAAACCGAAACTGCGGAAGCCCTCGCGGCCGCCCGTGCGGACATCGCCCGGCTCGAGGAAGCCGTACGTACAGATACGTCGAAGGCCGCAGAAATCGCTAAAACCGAATCCGCGCGCATCATCGAAACCCTGCGCAGCGAATCCGAGCGGGACATCGCCGCCCTCCGCTCTCACTCCAGGGAGTCCGTGGAAACGCTGAGAAGCGAAACCTTCGACGCGCTGGATGCGTCCCGCACCGAGCTTCTTTCCTCTCTTTCCGCCGCGCAAAAGGAAGTCTCGTCTTCCATCGACGAATTGCGCGACGAGTCTCAAGAGCGTCTTTCTTCGATCAAATCCGAGATCGCCCGCTTCGTACAGGCGGCTCAAACCAAAATATCGGCAACCGAACAGGATCACTCATCCCGTCTTGCGTCTCTCGAGTCTTCTCTGCGGGATTCGGAATCCGCCGCTCAAGAGCGCTCTGAAACCCTTCTCGGCGGCCTGAACGAACGGGTCAGCGAGCTCGATTCGCGCGTCGCTTCGATTTCCTCCGCCATCGAAAGCGAGATTGAAACCTTCGAACGGAGCGTCCGCGAACGGCTTGAAACCGCCGTCCACGGAGCGGAAGACTCTTCCCGGGCGATACTCAACCGCATCGCATCTATGGACGAGTCCCAGTCCGCGTCACTCTCGGAAGCCTCGTCCCGGCTCGAAAAAGAGCTCGAACAGGTTTCATCGAAAATTTCAGGAGATTTCAGCCGCGCCTCCGGCGAGGTTCAGTCCTCTCTTTCCCTGCTGCGCTCGGAACTCGCGGACCGGCTCCAACGCTTCGAAACGCATATCGGAGACGTCGAGCGCCTGGACGGCGAACTCAGGAATCGGATGGCCGATACGGCCCGCCAGGTGCAAAACGATTTTTCCGGCTTCGTCCAGGAACAGCAAAACCGCTACAAGGAATTCTCGGAACGCTTCCTGTCTTCCGGCGAAACGCTTTCCTCAAGAATGCAGTCGCTTGAACAGGGCTTGAACGAATTGAAGGCCCGCGCCTACGAGAACGTCTCCGAAAAGCTCAAGGTCTTCGAGGACGACTTCTTCTCCGACCTCGCCCGCCGCGGCGAGGCTATCACAGCCGCCCTCGACAACTGGAAATCCAACGTCGACGCCCGCCTCGACGCGCTCACGGCTGAAAGCGAATCTTCGCTCAAGGAAACAGAGGCCCGCCAGGCCGTCCAGTTCAAGGAGCGGCTGTCGGACATCGCGGAGCAGTACCGGGTCCAGTCCGATCGGCTGGAGGAGCAGATTTCTGCGATCGAATCGGAGCTCAGGGGCCGAATCACCGCGAGCGATCAGTCCCTGCTTTCCTTCGTCGAACAATACCGCGCCGAATTCGAACAGGCTCGTTCCAAAGCCGCTCAGCACGCCCAGACCGAACTCGACGCCCACGCGCACAGCATACAGGAAGCCCTCCGCAGGCAGGAGCGCGAAATCGAGCAGCGCACTAAGGAATTCGCGCACTCGATGGACGCGTCCAGGTCGGACGCGGAAACCCTTATCGAAGGCATCCGCTCCGATTTCTCCGCCTGGCAGGCCAAGAACGAACAGAATCTGGCCTCGGCCCGCGCCCTGGTCGAAGACCGCGTCGCCGCTCTGGAGACCTCTGCCGCGGAATCCATCTCGAACATACAGTCGTCCTGGGAGTCATCTTTCAGGGAATTCCTCGCGGGAACGGAGGACGAACGCGCCGCACTCGCAGCTCAAATTTCCTCCCTCCGCGATGCAATGTCCAAGGCCGGCGAGGACTTCAACCATCGATCCGCCGAGGCCCTCAAAGAGTTCCGGGCGTCGTACCAAACCATGTCGGCCGAGACCGAACGCCAGATCCGCGAAACCGGAATCGAAACCGACCAAACGCTGCGGTCGCTCAAGCTCATGGTGCAGGAAATCCGCGAAACAGTCGACCAGAACCGGGACAAGCTCTTTCAGAAGCTCCAGTCTGACGCCGCGGATCTTTCAAAGAACCTCGAGGAAATCGACCGGAAGCAAAAGGGCTTCATCGCCCAGACGAAGATTTTCGAGCGGGCGGATCAGCTCAAGGTCGCCCTGGAATCGGATATCGAAAGCCTGCGGGCAGAGGTTTCGCGTCTAGACGTATACCGCGACAGCATGAACTCGCTCGAACAGCAGTACAACAGGGTGCGCAAGCTCGAAGAGGAAGCGACGCAGAAAGTCAGCAAGGTTTTGTCGGAGAAAAAGCGCATCGATCTTCTGGAAACCGATTTCACCAATCTCATGGCCCTCTCCGAATCGGTCGACCGGAAGATGGCGGAACTCACCGTCACCGACGACGATATTCAGCAGTACCAGGTGCAGATCAGGCGCTTCGAGGATTCCATCGCCGAGGTCAACGGCAGATACGAACGGCTTGAGAAAAAGGGCCTCGTGCTCGATCAAACCGTCGTCGGCATCGACCGGGCCTTTGAAATGCTGAAAGAGTTCGAGTCCGAGCTGCAGGAATACCGCAAGTCCATGTCCGTCATGCCCGGCGAGCTTACCGGACTTCGCGGGGACGTGGACGCCCTGCTCGAAGAAAAGAACAAGATCGGAACCGCCGTCGAGCGTCTTTCGACGCTGGACTCCACGCTCTCCGATATCGAAGAACGCATAGAAAAAATGCAGAAATCCCGCGAGTGGCTCGCCCGAACCGAGACCCGGCTCGAAGAAATTTCCAAACAGTCCCAAGACCAGTTGAAGCTTCTGGGAGACATTCTAAAGGAAGACGGACCGGCTAAAAAGACGAAGGGAGCTCCTCCCGTCGGAATACGGGAGAATGTCGTGAAGCTGGCGCATCAGGGCTGGAAGGTCGACGAAATAGCTCGCGCCCTGCATCTGTCGCGCGGCGAGGTTGAACTGATTTTGGAATTGCCTCAGAAATAG
- a CDS encoding HAD family hydrolase: MRSRIDAVAFDIDGTLYPDPSLFVRLIPFVLRRGLWLAQFGRVRAEMRIWQEEHPGQTRSDFFEWQAGLLAKRTGRTPEEERERLDSLVYRGWQPVFSRVPLFPHVRECFLALKKDGLKLGLLSDFLPEQKGDVWGLAPLCEAVLGSENSGALKPSAAPFEDLSKALGVPANRILYVGNSVRSDVRGASNAGMLTACIVSPLAWLLGKRIPEADISFYSYRQLERFVLE; encoded by the coding sequence ATGAGATCCAGAATCGACGCAGTTGCCTTTGATATCGACGGGACCCTGTATCCCGACCCGTCCCTCTTCGTCCGCCTGATTCCCTTCGTGCTGCGCCGCGGCCTCTGGCTCGCTCAGTTCGGACGCGTCCGCGCCGAAATGCGGATATGGCAGGAAGAACACCCCGGCCAAACCAGATCCGATTTTTTCGAATGGCAGGCGGGGCTCCTCGCGAAACGGACGGGACGAACTCCTGAAGAGGAGCGCGAACGCCTGGACTCTCTCGTGTATCGGGGCTGGCAGCCCGTCTTTTCGCGCGTGCCCCTTTTTCCTCACGTCCGTGAATGTTTTCTGGCCCTTAAAAAAGACGGATTGAAGCTCGGCCTCTTATCGGATTTTCTTCCCGAACAGAAAGGAGACGTGTGGGGCCTCGCTCCACTGTGCGAAGCCGTTCTCGGTTCGGAAAATTCGGGAGCCCTGAAGCCCTCTGCCGCTCCCTTCGAGGATCTCTCGAAGGCTCTCGGCGTTCCCGCGAACCGCATCCTCTACGTCGGAAACTCTGTCCGATCCGACGTGCGCGGCGCTTCGAACGCCGGCATGCTCACCGCCTGCATCGTCAGTCCCCTTGCCTGGCTGTTGGGCAAGAGAATTCCCGAAGCCGATATTTCCTTTTACTCCTATCGCCAATTAGAGCGGTTTGTGCTAGAATAA
- a CDS encoding ExbD/TolR family protein → MKFKRRLETRAVVDLVPMIDVVFQLILFFLVSTTFAVLPGISLDLPKSSTAQGVRTNGITITVEADGGLYVNTERVEMEALDAALEALGTDIPRDAVPVSLEADSAVPNGRIVNVLDSLRRTGFVGVNLRTRE, encoded by the coding sequence ATGAAGTTTAAGCGGAGACTCGAAACGCGCGCGGTCGTCGATCTGGTTCCCATGATCGACGTGGTGTTCCAGCTCATCCTCTTTTTTCTGGTTTCCACAACCTTCGCGGTGCTGCCGGGCATCTCCCTCGATCTTCCAAAATCCTCGACCGCCCAGGGCGTGCGCACGAACGGCATCACCATCACGGTGGAAGCAGACGGCGGCCTCTACGTCAACACCGAACGGGTGGAGATGGAAGCGTTGGACGCGGCCCTCGAAGCCCTCGGCACGGACATTCCACGGGATGCCGTCCCGGTGAGCCTTGAAGCCGACTCTGCCGTGCCGAACGGACGGATCGTCAACGTCCTGGACTCCCTGCGGAGAACGGGCTTCGTCGGCGTAAATCTCCGGACGCGGGAGTAA
- a CDS encoding MotA/TolQ/ExbB proton channel family protein has product MFSILIGGGPVMIPIALSAVIATVIIIERLIFYSGIKKGERDLLPRIRASIDKGHYDEAAAICDTVESPVSRLMKTGIAYRDFSEASIKEAVMNQANREIPRLERYLSTLGTVANIATLLGLLGTVTGNIQAFGVLGDMGSMGNPAVLAGAISEALVTTATGLIVSIPAIIFYNYFIAEVNRMVTEMEASVSDLVLLLVAEKKKHEV; this is encoded by the coding sequence ATGTTTTCAATTTTAATAGGCGGCGGCCCGGTAATGATTCCGATAGCGCTCAGCGCCGTGATAGCCACGGTGATCATCATCGAGCGGCTCATTTTCTACAGCGGCATTAAAAAGGGGGAGCGGGATCTCCTTCCGCGCATCCGCGCGAGCATCGACAAGGGCCATTACGACGAAGCCGCGGCCATCTGCGATACCGTGGAAAGCCCCGTGTCCCGGCTGATGAAGACGGGAATCGCCTACCGCGATTTTTCAGAGGCTTCCATAAAGGAAGCGGTGATGAATCAGGCGAACCGGGAAATTCCCCGGCTTGAACGCTATCTTTCCACCCTCGGCACCGTGGCGAACATAGCGACCCTCCTCGGCCTTTTGGGAACCGTTACCGGCAACATCCAGGCCTTCGGCGTCCTGGGGGACATGGGCTCCATGGGAAATCCCGCCGTTCTCGCCGGCGCCATTTCAGAAGCCCTGGTTACCACCGCGACCGGCCTTATCGTGTCCATTCCCGCCATCATTTTCTACAACTACTTCATCGCGGAGGTGAACCGCATGGTAACGGAAATGGAAGCGTCCGTGAGCGACCTGGTTCTCCTTTTGGTCGCGGAGAAGAAAAAGCATGAAGTTTAA
- a CDS encoding tetratricopeptide repeat protein has translation MLSGVADGSATRGRTALAPRAWFMYGEIAARQNKPALAEERWLRVHADFPKDPLAEEAFFRAGENWFVAGDFRKAVALFEKYRKTWPSGRYLEPVLRLGGESLGSSGNPDLGILWLEECVRKFPKGSAAPQSYRILIRLSKEKGEYAAALAHARAYQSAWSEEARLDDMEREIEELSSLSKGLSPDVASLHSAYLRSGRASTAEGRSAGLRLARVWLADWNKRSEALDLLREITSRSPSSFDSLSRNDRSIFGTAWTLLASALRENGSFREASSAFLSAGAIFSSLDAERSAEALYGAVDSFLQSGQTGDADKTLATMEKKWPDSLWTRRASLLLE, from the coding sequence GTGCTTTCCGGCGTAGCCGACGGCTCCGCGACCCGCGGCAGAACAGCCCTCGCGCCCCGCGCCTGGTTCATGTACGGCGAAATAGCCGCCCGCCAGAACAAACCCGCCCTGGCGGAGGAACGCTGGCTCCGCGTCCACGCCGATTTCCCCAAAGATCCGCTCGCGGAGGAAGCCTTCTTCCGCGCCGGAGAAAACTGGTTCGTCGCCGGCGACTTCCGCAAAGCCGTCGCCCTTTTCGAAAAATACCGCAAAACCTGGCCTTCCGGCCGCTACCTCGAACCCGTCCTCCGCCTCGGCGGCGAGTCCCTGGGCTCTTCCGGCAACCCCGACCTGGGCATTCTCTGGCTCGAAGAATGCGTCCGAAAATTTCCCAAAGGCTCCGCCGCGCCCCAGTCCTACCGCATCCTCATCCGCCTCTCCAAGGAAAAAGGCGAATACGCCGCCGCTCTCGCCCACGCCCGCGCCTACCAGTCCGCCTGGAGCGAAGAAGCCCGCCTCGACGACATGGAACGCGAAATCGAGGAACTCTCCTCCCTCTCGAAGGGGCTCTCCCCGGACGTCGCCTCCCTCCACAGCGCCTACCTCCGCTCCGGCCGCGCCTCCACAGCGGAAGGCCGCTCCGCCGGTCTGCGCCTCGCCCGCGTCTGGCTCGCGGACTGGAATAAACGCAGCGAAGCCCTGGACCTGCTGCGCGAAATCACCTCCAGAAGCCCGTCCTCCTTCGACTCTCTCTCACGGAACGACCGCAGTATTTTCGGTACCGCCTGGACCCTTTTGGCAAGCGCGCTGCGAGAAAACGGCTCCTTCCGCGAAGCCTCCTCCGCCTTCCTCTCCGCCGGCGCTATCTTCTCCTCCCTCGACGCCGAACGCTCCGCCGAAGCCCTCTACGGCGCCGTCGACAGCTTCCTCCAATCCGGACAAACCGGCGACGCGGATAAAACCCTCGCGACGATGGAGAAAAAATGGCCCGACTCCCTCTGGACCCGCCGGGCCTCTCTTTTACTGGAGTAA
- a CDS encoding tetratricopeptide repeat protein gives MPKTASCVVHSVTILAFLLAFPGSLAADPRDDLLAARALPAREAVAHLEKALPRAGELQPWYLLELARLEGEQGNWSKSLSWSSRQTAAPEEIADQAARWHGEALYKLGKTGEARSILKSRLDSGKTADPQVYLSWFRVADEGTAARLSSFDAAFPSLRQTDPAAWALSRYLSGLSAVREGDWKQAVDSLSRFTPDQEAGFPDLAPWSRYYLAYSQYRLGLWADSVRTFTGYLDGWNSHPLSWQGATTAALAAVQAGIDPLPLAERAVRLAPRARKSPNRPCSRPRSSSIKRNTPPPAKCFPA, from the coding sequence GTGCCGAAAACCGCATCGTGCGTTGTTCATAGCGTAACTATTCTCGCTTTTCTGCTTGCTTTCCCGGGCAGCCTCGCCGCCGACCCGCGCGATGATCTTCTGGCCGCCAGGGCGCTTCCCGCCCGCGAGGCCGTCGCTCATTTGGAAAAGGCGCTGCCCCGTGCAGGAGAACTCCAGCCCTGGTACCTCCTCGAGCTTGCCCGCCTTGAAGGCGAACAGGGAAACTGGAGCAAGTCTCTCTCCTGGAGCAGCCGCCAAACTGCCGCTCCGGAGGAAATAGCCGATCAGGCGGCCCGCTGGCACGGAGAAGCCCTCTATAAGCTCGGTAAAACCGGCGAAGCCCGCTCGATCCTGAAATCCCGCCTCGATTCCGGTAAAACCGCCGATCCCCAGGTCTACCTCTCCTGGTTCCGCGTCGCTGACGAAGGAACCGCGGCCCGGCTTTCAAGCTTCGACGCTGCCTTTCCCTCTCTCCGCCAAACCGATCCTGCAGCCTGGGCCCTCTCCCGCTACCTGTCAGGGCTTTCCGCCGTCCGCGAGGGCGACTGGAAACAGGCCGTCGACTCCCTGTCCCGTTTTACCCCCGATCAGGAAGCCGGCTTCCCCGACCTTGCGCCCTGGAGCCGCTATTATCTGGCTTACAGCCAATACCGGCTCGGCCTCTGGGCCGACTCCGTGCGCACCTTCACCGGCTACCTGGACGGCTGGAACTCCCACCCGCTTTCCTGGCAGGGCGCGACCACCGCCGCCCTCGCGGCCGTTCAGGCCGGAATCGACCCCCTTCCGCTCGCCGAACGCGCGGTGCGCCTCGCCCCTCGGGCCCGGAAATCGCCGAATCGTCCCTGCTCAAGGCCTCGATCCTCATCGATAAAAAGAAATACGCCCCCGCCGGCGAAGTGCTTTCCGGCGTAG